One Gemmatimonadota bacterium DNA window includes the following coding sequences:
- a CDS encoding peptide ABC transporter substrate-binding protein, translating into MKKTLVLRRFPATLLFAFALWSVNCGGQPAPDDVDDSAPALFFGQTAEMKEAAHAALMERLPDDAAPLEYQVFRYMAAEPKSMDQGVSIYVAGGSEFHFERLVMFGLNGELIPGAAQSWEPSEDGKTWTFHLRRDGRWSDGRPVTAHDFEYTFKRFLHPNAGNVYAFLYYDIKGARAYNQRETDDVDTVGVRALDDYTLVIETEQSCAFLPHITAYLTSAPVPPWQVEKYGDQWALAGTCLTNGPFQLETWKTGQYMTFGLNPHYTGSNPGHLRQIVRIFNAMVGSASAANDMGLLPYENDEIDVIDVSPMVYGGLRDDPEWSEPAWSYDQFTTIYLFFRTREPPFDNLKVRQAFAHAIDQVSLNETILQGMMIPAYTMLPLHFPGYVGDKYRDHQRFDVDLARQLLAEAGYPDGRGFPRMDLWLADATPASAISQASQAIQEMLKENLNIQIDIRNTEGAAYRSAMYNWEFPMSIIGFNYDFPDPHSMLGIIWRSQPKGYTRHDWLNPEFDRLIDAAAGDLNHEARLAMYDEAEGILASEAAAVFLWHVKTYQLRKPWLKGFREDRWGNFPNYRNANTYYDLYIGQEAVDSGRRIDY; encoded by the coding sequence ATGAAGAAGACGCTAGTCCTGCGACGTTTCCCGGCGACGCTCCTGTTCGCCTTCGCACTGTGGTCAGTGAACTGCGGCGGCCAGCCGGCACCGGACGATGTCGACGATAGCGCTCCCGCGCTGTTCTTCGGCCAGACCGCGGAAATGAAGGAGGCGGCCCACGCCGCGCTGATGGAGCGCCTGCCCGATGACGCCGCGCCCCTCGAGTACCAGGTGTTCCGGTACATGGCCGCGGAACCCAAGAGCATGGACCAGGGCGTCTCGATCTACGTGGCGGGCGGAAGCGAATTCCACTTCGAGCGGCTCGTCATGTTCGGACTGAACGGGGAGCTGATTCCCGGCGCCGCTCAGTCGTGGGAACCCTCCGAGGACGGCAAGACCTGGACCTTTCACCTGCGCCGGGACGGCCGGTGGAGCGATGGCCGGCCCGTCACGGCCCACGATTTCGAATACACCTTCAAGCGGTTTCTCCATCCCAACGCCGGCAACGTCTATGCCTTTCTCTATTACGACATCAAGGGCGCCCGGGCCTACAACCAGCGGGAAACGGACGACGTAGACACCGTGGGCGTCCGGGCCCTGGATGACTACACCCTGGTCATCGAGACGGAGCAGTCCTGCGCCTTCCTGCCCCATATCACCGCCTACCTTACTTCCGCGCCCGTCCCGCCCTGGCAGGTGGAGAAATACGGGGATCAGTGGGCGCTTGCCGGCACCTGCCTGACCAACGGCCCCTTCCAGCTCGAGACGTGGAAAACGGGCCAGTACATGACTTTCGGCCTGAACCCTCATTACACGGGCTCCAATCCCGGACATCTCCGCCAGATCGTCCGCATATTCAACGCCATGGTCGGATCGGCCAGCGCGGCGAACGACATGGGCCTGCTGCCCTATGAAAACGACGAGATCGACGTGATCGACGTCAGTCCCATGGTCTACGGCGGCCTGCGCGACGACCCGGAGTGGAGCGAACCGGCGTGGTCCTACGACCAGTTTACGACGATCTACCTGTTCTTCCGGACGCGTGAGCCCCCTTTCGACAACCTCAAGGTCCGCCAGGCCTTCGCCCACGCCATCGACCAGGTGTCGCTGAACGAGACGATTCTCCAGGGCATGATGATCCCCGCCTACACCATGCTGCCGCTTCATTTCCCCGGCTACGTGGGTGACAAGTACAGGGACCACCAGCGGTTCGACGTGGACCTCGCCCGCCAGCTGCTCGCCGAAGCCGGCTATCCGGACGGCAGGGGTTTCCCGCGGATGGATCTCTGGCTCGCCGACGCCACCCCCGCTTCCGCCATCAGCCAGGCGTCCCAGGCGATCCAGGAGATGCTCAAGGAGAACCTGAATATCCAGATCGATATCCGGAACACGGAAGGCGCGGCGTACCGGTCGGCTATGTACAACTGGGAGTTTCCCATGAGCATAATCGGGTTCAACTACGACTTCCCCGATCCCCACAGCATGCTGGGCATCATCTGGCGTTCACAGCCCAAAGGTTACACGCGCCACGACTGGCTGAATCCGGAATTCGACCGTCTGATCGACGCGGCCGCCGGAGACCTGAACCACGAGGCACGCCTGGCGATGTACGACGAGGCCGAGGGGATACTCGCCTCCGAGGCTGCGGCCGTCTTCCTGTGGCATGTCAAGACCTACCAGTTACGCAAGCCTTGGCTGAAGGGTTTCCGTGAAGACCGGTGGGGCAACTTCCCCAATTACCGGAACGCGAACACGTACTACGACCTTTACATCGGCCAGGAGGCCGTGGACAGCGGCCGGCGCATCGACTACTGA
- a CDS encoding sulfatase, translating into MKCVFIVLDTVRRDYLSTYGNDWVHTPALDRLAERGVVFDNHWVGSLPCMPARREFMTGRYNFIYRGWGPIEPYDDTLPGELRKHDVFTHLLTDHYHYFELGGENYHTAFNTWDFFRGQENDWWASHVDRMALPDHLGQLSQQNYGNRKLQQREEDFSGPKTAQAAIDWLKTNRASDDWFLQVEIFDPHEPFYCTEKYRAMYGDDYDGPFYDWPSYDEVHESPEAVEHIRKCYAGLLTMTDHWVGRIFDTLDDLGLWDDTLVVFTTDHGTMLAEHDFWMKNIMPLYNEIVRIPLIASLPGNERAGTRTGALTQTIDLMPTFLDYFDTPAPPHVQGRSLRKVLDGDGVREDGIFGYFGMAMNLTDGKFVYMRNPVNEDAGPLYAYTAMPTGGLNRWYPREVYDRVETGRYFGHTYNLPLYKIPIDGKVPRHHPDEASYAGRNQLFDVVEDPAQQHPIEDPALEARFTERIARHLQACEAMPEQFTRLGIDPPGA; encoded by the coding sequence ATGAAATGCGTATTTATCGTGCTTGATACCGTTCGCCGGGATTACCTTTCGACCTACGGTAACGACTGGGTGCATACGCCCGCACTGGACCGCCTGGCCGAACGGGGTGTCGTTTTCGACAACCACTGGGTTGGATCGCTGCCCTGCATGCCCGCGCGGCGAGAGTTCATGACCGGGCGGTACAACTTCATCTACCGGGGCTGGGGCCCCATCGAACCCTACGACGATACGCTGCCGGGCGAGTTGCGGAAGCATGACGTCTTCACCCACCTGCTGACCGATCATTACCACTACTTCGAACTCGGGGGCGAGAACTATCACACGGCGTTCAACACCTGGGACTTCTTCCGCGGCCAGGAGAACGACTGGTGGGCGTCCCACGTGGACCGCATGGCGCTGCCCGACCACCTGGGGCAACTCAGCCAGCAGAATTACGGCAACCGCAAACTGCAGCAGCGCGAAGAGGATTTTTCCGGTCCGAAGACCGCGCAGGCGGCCATCGATTGGCTGAAGACGAACCGGGCGTCCGACGACTGGTTCCTGCAGGTCGAGATCTTCGATCCTCACGAACCCTTCTACTGCACCGAGAAATACCGGGCCATGTACGGCGACGACTACGACGGACCGTTCTACGACTGGCCCAGCTACGACGAGGTCCACGAATCCCCTGAGGCGGTCGAACACATCCGGAAGTGCTACGCCGGGCTGCTCACGATGACGGACCACTGGGTGGGCAGGATATTCGACACGCTCGACGACCTGGGACTGTGGGACGACACGCTGGTCGTGTTCACCACGGACCACGGGACCATGCTGGCGGAGCATGACTTCTGGATGAAGAACATCATGCCCCTGTACAACGAGATCGTCCGGATACCGCTGATCGCGAGCCTGCCCGGCAACGAGCGGGCCGGCACGCGCACCGGAGCGCTCACGCAGACCATCGACCTGATGCCGACCTTTCTCGACTATTTCGATACCCCGGCGCCGCCCCACGTCCAGGGTCGGTCCCTGCGAAAGGTGCTGGACGGCGACGGCGTCCGGGAGGACGGGATCTTCGGTTATTTCGGAATGGCCATGAACTTAACGGACGGGAAGTTCGTGTACATGCGCAACCCGGTCAACGAAGACGCGGGACCGCTGTACGCGTACACGGCCATGCCCACGGGCGGTTTGAACCGCTGGTATCCCAGGGAGGTGTACGACCGGGTCGAAACGGGCCGGTACTTCGGCCACACCTACAACCTCCCGTTGTACAAGATCCCCATCGACGGGAAGGTCCCGCGGCACCACCCCGACGAAGCGTCCTACGCGGGGCGGAACCAGCTTTTCGACGTGGTGGAGGACCCCGCGCAGCAGCACCCCATAGAAGATCCGGCGCTGGAAGCCCGGTTCACAGAACGGATCGCCCGGCATCTGCAGGCCTGCGAGGCCATGCCGGAACAGTTCACCCGCCTGGGGATCGATCCGCCCGGCGCATAG
- a CDS encoding RraA family protein → MPTRSPQETLEALKQFDTPTITNVVATYPTHPLCLGLYNPWAVNWYTDQSIKCMYPELGRTVGYAVTCVFGLPEPGFKNLSFIDVIDALDESPGPTILVIRQNFPEEIAGKVGLAGGNMTASAKAVGCVGVVSNGPSRDIHEIRPMKVQYLLSGVTPGHGDQAVHAVNVPVSVGGMDVAPGEIIHMDENGACKFPADRMDAVLENATALAEEEEARIDAFERARSADDIKAILGGHSYGKKEDE, encoded by the coding sequence ATGCCCACGCGGTCCCCGCAGGAGACGCTGGAGGCACTGAAACAGTTCGACACCCCTACGATCACCAACGTGGTGGCCACCTATCCCACCCATCCCCTCTGCCTCGGTCTCTACAACCCGTGGGCGGTGAACTGGTATACGGACCAATCCATAAAGTGCATGTATCCCGAACTCGGGCGCACCGTGGGCTACGCCGTCACCTGCGTCTTCGGCCTGCCCGAGCCGGGTTTCAAGAACCTCTCCTTCATCGATGTCATCGACGCCCTGGACGAATCTCCCGGGCCGACGATTCTCGTGATCCGGCAGAATTTCCCCGAGGAGATCGCCGGAAAAGTGGGATTGGCGGGCGGAAACATGACGGCTTCCGCAAAGGCCGTGGGCTGCGTGGGCGTGGTATCCAACGGACCGTCGCGGGACATACACGAGATCCGGCCGATGAAGGTCCAGTACCTGCTCAGCGGCGTTACGCCGGGCCACGGAGACCAGGCCGTGCACGCGGTGAACGTCCCCGTATCCGTGGGCGGCATGGACGTGGCGCCGGGCGAGATCATCCACATGGACGAGAACGGCGCGTGCAAGTTTCCCGCCGACAGGATGGACGCGGTGCTCGAGAACGCCACGGCGCTGGCGGAGGAGGAAGAAGCACGCATCGATGCCTTCGAACGCGCCCGGTCCGCCGACGACATCAAGGCGATCCTGGGCGGACATAGTTACGGCAAGAAAGAAGACGAATAA
- the selD gene encoding selenide, water dikinase SelD produces the protein MVFGLYDLATHYGLWLLGLAMYIPIPRGRWIPRVSQACDVMRPWVRCRYKVEIIMNQSIPFKKDLLLVGGGHSHVQVIRMLAMKKALGGIRVTLISDESTVCYSGMLPGCLAGLYRPDEMEMELRPLCTWAGIRFVRARVAGLDPDLQQVYFDNGRPPLAYDALSINVGSIPRGMDTPGVREHAVPTRPLGLLLKRVHEFEENHRSDGGPLRIVIAGGGAAGVELAFAMHSRWGARFAPVRITLVDSQTTLLTGHRPRVAAIIGRYLEEKGIACLTGLRVMGVDKTGVHFEDHPSLPCDFLLWATGGAPPGLLKDTNLETSGAGFIRVRPTLQAMGYDNVFAAGDCIEFPSRSLPKSGVYAVREGPVLARNIHAWLEHRSLVPYRPQGFALALLMTGTRNAVASRRHASFHGHWVWRLKNWIDRRWMRKFDPALLPPMDPSGGAPPTREAPSTSDTPPVGEEAGGVPEVSAMRCAGCGAKVGSSVLTGVLDELEVFHREDVRIGLHDADDAALLEIPPGRSLVQTVDGFRAFTGDLHLFGRIALVHAASDLYAMGAEPHSALVAVTLPYAEKPLVANDLRQLMGGIAEEARRLGVTLLGGHTSEGTETAVSVTMNGLIDSEAVFRKGGMRPGDGLVLAKPVGTGVILAADMHLKARGSWVDEVFEGMLRSNAEAARILALAGIPSVTDVTGFGLAGHLVEMLEASGTGAEIEIAGIPLYAGAADCVAAGVESTLAPSNREHLQKRWQVESRPGTADTAEPGVFDRRDALLFDPQTSGGLLAGVPPSRIDEVVMRLRDAGYVQAACIGRVTDRKRHLKIR, from the coding sequence ATGGTCTTTGGTCTATACGATCTCGCGACTCATTATGGTCTTTGGCTGCTCGGTCTCGCCATGTATATTCCAATCCCTCGCGGTCGATGGATTCCACGGGTCTCGCAGGCGTGCGATGTCATGCGACCGTGGGTTCGGTGTCGATACAAAGTAGAAATCATCATGAACCAGTCCATCCCTTTTAAAAAGGACCTCTTGCTGGTCGGCGGCGGCCATTCACACGTACAGGTCATCCGCATGCTGGCCATGAAAAAGGCCCTGGGCGGCATCCGCGTCACGCTCATCTCGGACGAGTCCACCGTCTGCTATTCCGGCATGCTGCCCGGTTGCCTGGCCGGCCTGTACCGGCCCGACGAGATGGAAATGGAATTGAGGCCGCTATGCACCTGGGCGGGCATCCGGTTCGTCCGGGCCCGGGTAGCCGGCCTCGATCCGGACCTCCAGCAGGTTTACTTCGACAACGGCCGACCACCCCTTGCCTACGATGCCCTTTCGATCAACGTCGGTTCCATTCCACGGGGCATGGACACCCCGGGGGTGCGGGAACACGCCGTGCCCACGAGGCCGCTCGGCCTGCTGCTGAAGCGGGTTCACGAGTTCGAGGAAAACCACCGGAGCGACGGCGGGCCATTACGGATCGTCATCGCGGGAGGCGGCGCGGCGGGGGTGGAACTGGCCTTCGCCATGCACTCGAGATGGGGAGCGAGATTCGCGCCCGTCCGGATCACTCTCGTGGATTCGCAGACGACTTTGCTGACCGGGCACCGCCCCCGTGTCGCTGCGATCATCGGGCGGTACCTCGAAGAAAAGGGGATCGCCTGCCTGACCGGCCTGCGGGTCATGGGCGTGGATAAAACGGGCGTCCATTTCGAAGATCATCCGTCCCTGCCCTGCGACTTCCTGCTCTGGGCAACGGGCGGAGCGCCGCCCGGTCTGTTGAAGGATACAAACCTGGAGACCAGCGGCGCCGGGTTCATCCGCGTCCGGCCCACCCTGCAGGCCATGGGTTACGACAACGTATTCGCGGCGGGCGACTGTATCGAATTTCCTTCCCGTTCCCTGCCCAAATCGGGGGTCTACGCGGTCCGGGAGGGACCGGTCCTGGCCCGAAACATCCATGCCTGGCTCGAGCACCGATCCCTGGTTCCCTACAGACCCCAGGGTTTCGCGCTCGCGCTGCTCATGACCGGGACGCGGAACGCCGTCGCGAGCCGGCGCCACGCCTCCTTCCACGGCCACTGGGTGTGGCGGCTGAAGAACTGGATCGATCGGCGCTGGATGCGGAAATTCGACCCCGCCCTGCTGCCGCCCATGGACCCGTCCGGCGGTGCGCCGCCCACCCGCGAGGCGCCGTCCACCAGCGATACCCCGCCCGTCGGTGAAGAAGCCGGCGGAGTACCTGAAGTGTCGGCCATGCGCTGCGCCGGGTGCGGTGCCAAGGTCGGTTCGTCCGTGTTGACCGGGGTGCTCGACGAACTAGAAGTATTCCACCGCGAGGACGTGCGAATCGGCCTGCACGACGCCGACGACGCGGCGTTGCTGGAGATCCCTCCCGGCCGGTCGCTGGTGCAGACGGTGGATGGCTTCCGGGCCTTTACCGGCGACCTGCACCTCTTCGGACGCATCGCTTTGGTCCATGCCGCGTCCGATCTGTACGCCATGGGAGCCGAACCCCATTCCGCACTGGTTGCGGTCACGCTGCCCTACGCGGAAAAACCCCTCGTGGCGAACGACCTGAGACAGCTCATGGGCGGCATCGCGGAAGAAGCCCGGCGCCTCGGGGTCACCCTCCTCGGCGGGCATACAAGCGAAGGGACGGAGACGGCGGTCAGCGTAACCATGAACGGCCTGATCGACAGCGAAGCCGTATTCAGGAAGGGCGGGATGCGTCCAGGCGACGGACTCGTGCTGGCCAAGCCCGTCGGCACGGGCGTCATCCTGGCGGCCGACATGCACCTCAAGGCCAGGGGAAGCTGGGTCGACGAAGTCTTCGAGGGCATGCTGCGGTCCAACGCGGAGGCGGCGAGGATCCTCGCCCTGGCCGGCATTCCTTCCGTCACCGACGTGACCGGCTTCGGCCTGGCGGGGCACCTGGTCGAAATGCTCGAGGCCAGCGGCACGGGCGCGGAGATCGAGATCGCTGGTATACCGCTCTATGCCGGCGCGGCGGATTGTGTGGCCGCCGGTGTGGAAAGTACCCTGGCGCCGTCCAACAGGGAACATTTGCAAAAGAGATGGCAGGTGGAGTCGCGACCTGGCACGGCGGACACTGCGGAGCCTGGTGTATTCGACAGGCGGGACGCCCTCCTCTTCGACCCCCAGACATCGGGCGGTCTGCTGGCCGGCGTGCCTCCCTCCCGTATCGACGAGGTAGTTATGAGACTACGGGACGCCGGTTACGTGCAGGCAGCCTGCATCGGACGGGTGACCGACCGGAAACGGCACCTGAAGATCCGCTGA
- a CDS encoding NAD(P)-dependent alcohol dehydrogenase: MRAYVIDHNQLRLADLAEPEEPGPGEVLVRVRSVSLNYRDLMVARGRYGKPFEGWFVAGSDMAGDVLKTGPGVSTIRSGDRVVNAPFLRWPAGRLTPDGMKTLVGAGGVDGVLCEQVVYPADALVAMPSHFSYHEGATLPIAGLTAWASVVSQGRLQAGEWVLLHGTGGVSVFAAQLSELTGAQALLTTSSEEKARRMKEEFGVLETFDYRDEGWPDQVRIFTGGGGVDLIVDVAGGQTFAKSLKACALHARISLVGILDGFETRLNPFDIIGRQIQIRGIYTSSTEDLRDLSRACEASGLRPCIDRVFSFDEVPAAYDYLESQRHIGKIVCDLP, translated from the coding sequence ATGCGCGCATACGTGATTGACCACAACCAGCTTCGCCTGGCCGATCTGGCGGAACCGGAGGAACCCGGACCCGGAGAGGTACTGGTCAGGGTCCGGTCCGTATCGCTCAACTACCGGGACCTCATGGTCGCCCGGGGCCGGTACGGCAAACCATTCGAGGGGTGGTTCGTCGCCGGGTCCGACATGGCGGGCGACGTGTTGAAAACGGGGCCTGGCGTCTCGACGATACGATCGGGCGACCGGGTCGTGAACGCGCCGTTCCTTCGCTGGCCCGCCGGTAGACTTACGCCCGATGGGATGAAGACCCTGGTGGGCGCGGGCGGCGTGGACGGCGTACTGTGCGAGCAAGTGGTGTATCCCGCGGACGCCCTGGTTGCGATGCCGTCCCACTTCTCCTACCACGAAGGCGCGACGTTGCCCATCGCCGGACTGACCGCCTGGGCTTCGGTCGTATCTCAGGGTCGATTGCAGGCCGGGGAATGGGTCCTGCTTCACGGCACCGGCGGGGTATCCGTGTTCGCCGCACAACTCTCGGAACTTACTGGGGCGCAAGCGTTATTGACCACGTCATCCGAAGAGAAAGCCCGCCGGATGAAGGAAGAGTTCGGCGTGCTGGAGACCTTCGACTACCGGGACGAAGGCTGGCCGGACCAGGTACGTATCTTCACCGGCGGCGGCGGGGTCGACCTGATCGTGGACGTGGCGGGCGGTCAGACCTTCGCGAAGTCCCTGAAAGCCTGCGCGCTGCACGCCCGGATATCTCTCGTCGGCATCCTGGACGGATTCGAAACCCGCCTCAACCCCTTCGATATCATCGGCCGGCAAATTCAGATACGAGGGATCTACACTTCCTCCACCGAAGACCTGCGCGATCTGTCAAGAGCCTGCGAAGCGTCGGGACTCAGGCCCTGCATCGACCGCGTGTTTTCCTTCGATGAAGTGCCCGCGGCCTACGACTACCTCGAATCACAACGGCATATCGGCAAGATCGTGTGTGACCTGCCCTGA
- a CDS encoding lipase gives MRIYFIGDSYVNGTGDPAYLGWPGRACAASRSEENAITCYNLGIRGDTSTDVLRRWERDVEARRLIPHDGRVVFGFGANDCWIVDGKTRVDRADTIRNTEEVLQRAQSLFPTLMVGPPPGIDADEHSRRVEISSLVGEIAGRVGVPYLEVIHELHAGGVWQSEAVLGDRVHPADGGYSALAELVLAWPAWWFSEISSAP, from the coding sequence ATTCGCATTTACTTTATCGGTGATTCCTATGTGAACGGTACTGGCGATCCGGCCTATCTCGGCTGGCCGGGCCGGGCCTGTGCCGCGTCGAGGTCAGAAGAGAACGCCATCACCTGTTACAACCTGGGCATACGCGGCGATACGAGCACCGACGTGCTCCGGCGCTGGGAACGGGATGTGGAGGCCCGGCGTCTGATACCTCACGACGGCCGGGTGGTATTCGGATTCGGCGCGAACGACTGCTGGATCGTGGACGGGAAGACGCGCGTGGACCGCGCCGATACCATTCGCAATACCGAGGAGGTTCTGCAACGCGCACAGTCCCTGTTTCCCACGTTGATGGTCGGACCGCCACCCGGGATCGACGCAGACGAACACAGCCGAAGAGTGGAGATTTCCTCGCTCGTCGGCGAAATCGCCGGAAGGGTCGGCGTGCCCTATCTCGAAGTGATCCACGAACTGCATGCCGGCGGTGTCTGGCAGAGCGAAGCGGTTCTTGGCGACCGCGTTCATCCGGCCGATGGCGGTTACTCCGCGCTGGCGGAACTGGTGCTCGCCTGGCCTGCGTGGTGGTTTAGTGAAATTTCCAGTGCACCTTAA
- a CDS encoding phytanoyl-CoA dioxygenase family protein, with protein MSLTQAQIDQFNEQGFLPYEELLTPLEVKALHQRLEDIGNERVDFPDEYVQIEPRVELGDTQADPVRFNNVRKIWNLTKHDPVFKELARHPKILGVVRSLIGPDLKIYVDQTLCKPPRVGSAKPPHQDSAYWTSIDPPDLVICWIALNDATENNGCMRFISGSHKAGVIEHKHLEDFRVEDARVGYEREVAVPLKAGSCSFHHSLALHRTDANTSDDRRIGLTVAYMDAHSKYIGNGAMPEYDLVSGRAYEGCV; from the coding sequence GTGTCGTTGACCCAGGCACAAATCGACCAGTTCAACGAACAGGGATTTCTCCCTTACGAGGAACTGCTGACGCCGCTGGAGGTCAAAGCGCTGCACCAGCGGCTTGAAGATATCGGCAACGAACGGGTCGATTTTCCGGACGAATACGTACAGATCGAACCGCGCGTGGAACTCGGTGACACGCAGGCCGATCCGGTCCGTTTCAACAACGTGCGCAAGATCTGGAACCTGACGAAGCACGATCCGGTTTTCAAGGAACTAGCCCGGCACCCAAAGATCCTCGGCGTGGTTCGGAGCCTGATCGGCCCCGATCTCAAGATCTACGTGGACCAGACGCTCTGCAAGCCGCCCCGGGTGGGTTCGGCGAAACCGCCTCACCAGGACTCGGCCTACTGGACGAGCATCGATCCGCCCGATCTCGTGATCTGCTGGATCGCCCTGAACGACGCCACCGAGAACAATGGTTGCATGCGGTTCATTTCCGGTTCCCATAAGGCCGGCGTAATCGAGCACAAGCACCTCGAGGACTTTCGCGTCGAGGACGCCCGCGTCGGCTATGAACGGGAGGTCGCCGTTCCGCTGAAGGCTGGAAGTTGCTCGTTCCATCACAGTCTCGCGCTTCACCGCACCGACGCCAATACCAGCGATGACCGGCGCATCGGCCTGACCGTCGCCTACATGGACGCCCATTCGAAGTACATCGGAAACGGCGCCATGCCGGAGTACGACCTGGTGTCCGGTCGGGCTTATGAAGGATGCGTATAG
- the aroA gene encoding 3-phosphoshikimate 1-carboxyvinyltransferase, whose protein sequence is MIINTIRNTLNHNIALPGSKSITLRILVLASLAEGTTEIDAPCDCDDTREMVECLGELGIEIQASDDYRRMTVEGRGGRFAEGPVILNLGLSGTSARFLIALSALRTDETRLAGRGSLNERPNSPLLNAVQQMGGVAESTNGGCLPVTIRGPDKFRRSVRMKGDVSSQFFSALLQIAPVLPDGLEIQVEGELVSKPYIDITLNEMRTFGVDVENDNYRRFRVAPQRYRSGPRSVEGDASAGSYFAALALIHGGKMVIENLGSESRQGDIRFLSICESLGARVKMDEKKTVIEGPEGCRVRPMKGVIECGDIPDAALTLIALSPLIPGTTRITGIGTLKHKECDRIECPAAELRKIGVAVKTGPDFIEVGELLSGALNTTEDVDIETYHDHRMAMSFAVLGTRLGSLNILDPEVVGKTYPRFWEDLARIR, encoded by the coding sequence ATGATAATCAATACGATTCGTAATACCTTAAATCATAACATCGCACTGCCAGGAAGCAAGTCGATTACGCTGAGAATCCTGGTGCTCGCGTCGCTGGCCGAGGGAACGACCGAAATCGACGCGCCCTGCGACTGCGACGACACCCGGGAAATGGTGGAATGCCTGGGTGAACTCGGGATCGAGATCCAGGCGAGTGACGACTATCGACGGATGACCGTGGAAGGAAGAGGAGGGCGGTTCGCAGAAGGACCGGTAATCCTTAACCTTGGACTCAGCGGTACTTCCGCCCGTTTCCTGATCGCCCTGTCGGCCCTAAGGACCGACGAAACGCGACTGGCCGGACGGGGCAGCCTGAACGAAAGGCCGAACTCTCCGCTGCTCAATGCCGTGCAACAAATGGGGGGAGTAGCCGAGTCGACCAATGGCGGTTGCCTCCCTGTTACCATACGGGGACCTGATAAGTTCAGGCGCTCGGTCCGGATGAAAGGCGATGTGTCCAGCCAGTTCTTCTCCGCCCTGCTGCAAATCGCACCGGTACTGCCCGACGGCCTTGAGATTCAGGTCGAAGGCGAACTCGTCAGCAAGCCTTACATCGACATTACACTGAACGAAATGCGGACGTTCGGTGTAGACGTGGAGAACGACAACTACCGCAGGTTCCGGGTCGCTCCACAGCGGTACCGTTCGGGACCCCGGTCGGTGGAAGGCGATGCTTCCGCCGGCTCCTATTTCGCGGCGCTCGCCCTGATTCACGGTGGGAAGATGGTCATTGAGAACCTCGGATCCGAATCCCGGCAAGGGGATATCCGTTTCCTGTCCATCTGCGAAAGCCTGGGCGCCCGTGTGAAAATGGACGAGAAAAAGACGGTCATTGAAGGACCGGAAGGTTGCCGCGTACGGCCCATGAAGGGCGTAATCGAATGCGGGGATATTCCGGACGCCGCGCTGACCCTGATCGCCCTATCACCGTTGATTCCGGGTACGACCCGGATAACGGGGATCGGCACGTTGAAGCACAAGGAGTGCGACCGGATCGAATGCCCCGCGGCGGAGTTGCGTAAGATCGGCGTGGCAGTGAAGACGGGGCCGGACTTCATCGAGGTAGGGGAGCTGCTGTCAGGCGCCTTGAACACCACCGAAGATGTTGATATCGAAACCTACCACGACCACCGCATGGCCATGAGTTTCGCCGTGCTGGGCACCCGCCTGGGGAGCCTGAATATCCTCGATCCGGAGGTGGTGGGGAAGACCTATCCGCGCTTCTGGGAAGACCTGGCGCGGATTCGGTAG